A genomic stretch from Candidatus Krumholzibacteriia bacterium includes:
- a CDS encoding NmrA/HSCARG family protein, producing MAARKLIAVVGATGAQGGALARAILGDPQGGFSVRALTRKPDSEPAQALRKLGAEVVAADLDDTKSIEKAFAGCYGAFCVTNFWEHFSPEKELAQAKNMADAARAAGLKHVVWSTLEDTRKWVKLEDDRMPTLMGKYKVPHLDAKGEADRFFLESGVPATCLQTSFYWDNLIAFGMAPQKGPDGRYAITLPMDDKKLPGIAAEDIGKCAYGIFKKGSALAGKTVGIAGEHLTGTQMAQALSKALGKDVFYNMVTPEAYRGLGFPGADDLGNMFQFKRDFEADFCGARDLGFSRSLNPELQTFEAWLARNKERIPIE from the coding sequence ATGGCTGCAAGAAAACTCATTGCCGTGGTGGGAGCGACCGGTGCGCAGGGCGGCGCCCTGGCGCGCGCCATCCTGGGCGACCCGCAGGGCGGCTTTTCGGTACGCGCCCTCACCCGCAAGCCGGATTCTGAACCCGCCCAAGCGCTGCGCAAGCTCGGCGCCGAGGTGGTGGCCGCCGATCTCGACGACACGAAGTCCATCGAGAAGGCCTTCGCGGGCTGCTACGGAGCGTTCTGCGTCACCAACTTCTGGGAGCATTTCTCACCCGAGAAGGAGCTGGCGCAAGCAAAGAACATGGCCGACGCGGCGCGCGCGGCGGGCCTGAAGCACGTGGTGTGGTCGACGCTGGAGGACACCCGCAAGTGGGTGAAGCTCGAGGACGACCGCATGCCCACGCTCATGGGCAAGTACAAGGTGCCGCACCTCGACGCCAAGGGCGAGGCGGACCGCTTCTTCCTGGAGAGCGGCGTGCCGGCGACCTGCCTGCAGACGTCTTTCTACTGGGACAACCTGATCGCCTTCGGGATGGCGCCGCAGAAGGGGCCCGATGGGCGCTACGCCATCACGCTGCCCATGGACGACAAGAAGCTCCCGGGCATTGCCGCGGAGGACATTGGCAAGTGCGCCTACGGGATCTTCAAGAAGGGCTCGGCGCTGGCGGGCAAGACGGTCGGTATCGCCGGCGAGCACCTCACCGGAACGCAGATGGCGCAGGCGCTCTCGAAGGCGCTGGGCAAGGACGTCTTCTACAACATGGTGACACCGGAGGCGTACCGCGGGCTCGGTTTCCCGGGCGCCGACGACCTGGGCAACATGTTCCAGTTCAAGCGCGACTTCGAGGCGGACTTCTGCGGCGCGCGCGACCTGGGTTTCTCCCGTTCGCTCAACCCGGAGCTGCAGACGTTCGAGGCATGGCTCGCGCGCAACAAGGAGCGCATCCCCATCGAGTAG